A stretch of the Papaver somniferum cultivar HN1 chromosome 6, ASM357369v1, whole genome shotgun sequence genome encodes the following:
- the LOC113291680 gene encoding uncharacterized protein LOC113291680 gives MENVIDHAIQEEQGNEATRNEEVEEQREQVEDVEAEQLEEEGQEEKEEEEGDADKGEEGKEGDEEEEEDEEEEEEEESDEEIQDLQIVPVEEKRKPNPPGPRYSHIPPDDLCLSQVRPTYDTPIDGGETLFGYKHSWAAKIYATKDHNDAIRPIRHQKASKWDLSNECQEFQNKVKSCVLWRALELAHKDFDTVVVSAFLERYYPEKYTMHLPFGEMEITPDDCMRITGLPVEGKCLRECYNQSISYEVLEALTLKCLGWDPRKAQCEFIRSVKEPKRGYEYNPKEENGASKKIVKKFKLVRLKEAFADTSKKVKSGRVDAHYLQLLEDLNVINNYSWATGVLSFVLGEMSKGSRIKTTQIGGYLTLIQVWIYDHFPSLKLAMEKKPYPYDQPTTGK, from the exons ATGGAGAATGTAATTGATCATGCTATTCAAGAAGAGCAAGGAAATGAAGCCACTAGAAATGAagaggttgaagaacaaagagaaCAAGTTGAAGACGTAGAAGCAGAGCAGTTggaagaagaaggacaagaggaaaaggaagaggaagaagGGGATGCAGATAAGGGAGAGGAGGGAAAGGAGGGagatgaggaagaggaagaagatgaagaagaggaggaagaggaagaatcAGACGAAGAGATACAAGATTTACAAATTGTTCCCGTTGAAGAGAAAAGAAAGCCGAATCCGCCGGGTCCTAGATATTCACACATTCCCCCTGATGATTTGTGTTTGTCACAAGTGAGACCAACTTATGATACTCCAATTGATGGAGGGGAAACATTGTTTGGCTATAAACACTCATGGGCTGCGAAGATCTATGCGACAAAG gatcataatgatGCAATTCGTCCTATTCGTCATCAAAAGGCTTCAAAATGGGATCTTTCGAATGAGTGTCAAGAGTTTCAGAACAAGGTTAAATCATGCGTGTTATGGAGAGCCCTTGAGTTGGCACATAAGGACTTTGACACTGTTGTCGTTTCTGCATTTCTAGAGAGGTATTATCCGGAGAAATATACCATGCATCTTCCATTTGGAGAGATGGAAATTACTCCCGATGATTGCATGAGAATCACCGGCCTACCAGTGGAAGGTAAATGTCTTCGAGAATGCTACAACCAATCGATAAGTTATGAAGTTCTTGAGGCATTGACTCTAAAGTGTCTAGGATGGGATCCAAGAAAGGCCCAATGTGAGTTTATACGTTCCGTGAAGGAACCTAAACGTGGATATGAGTATAATCCAAAGGAAGAAAATGGAGCTTCGAAGAAGATTGTGAAGAAATTCAAGCTAGTGAGGTTGAAGGAAGCATTTGCAGATACATCTAAGAAGGTAAAGAGTGGACG AGTGGATgctcattatctacagcttttgGAGGACCTCAATGTGATAAACAACTACTCTTGGGCCACTGGGGTGCTTTCATTTGTTTTAGGAGAGATGAGCAAAGGGTCGAGAATTAAGACAactcaaattggaggttacttaaCTCTTATTCAG GTTTGGATCTACGACCACTTCCCTTCACTTAAATTGGCTATGGAAAAGAAACCTTATCCCTATGACCAACCTACAACAGGAAAATGA
- the LOC113286321 gene encoding protein MOTHER of FT and TFL1-like codes for MMARSVQSLAVGKVIGDVVDMFTPSVELSVYYGSLKITNGCKLKPCVVSGKPTVFTNNQHQSHQAQGNHFYEFHRSASTNLYTLVMSDPDAPTPSEPSMKEWLHWVVVDIPGGCDSTRGREVVPYMEPRQPIGIHRYVFTLFQQKGPMVFGGPVLMSTRGDALMVGNAGHEDGETDLPSRAHFNTRNFAAQNGFDLPSAAVFFYAQKEPASKRR; via the exons ATGATGGCAAGGTCAGTACAATCACTTGCAGTAGGGAAAGTGATAGGCGATGTGGTTGACATGTTTACTCCAAGTGTTGAACTTTCTGTTTATTATGGTTCCTTGAAAATTACTAATGGCTGTAAGCTTAAACCTTGTGTTGTTTCTGGTAAGCCTACTGTTTTTACCAATAATCAACATCAATCTCATCAAGCTCAAGGCAATCATTTTTATGAATTTCATCGTTCTGCATCCACCAACCTTTACACACTT GTGATGAGTGATCCAGATGCACCAACTCCAAGTGAACCTAGCATGAAAGAGTGGCTCCACTG gGTTGTTGTTGATATTCCCGGAGGATGTGATTCTACAAGAG GAAGAGAAGTGGTACCCTACATGGAACCTCGCCAACCAATTGGTATCCACAGGTACGTGTTCACTCTGTTTCAGCAGAAAGGTCCAATGGTATTTGGAGGGCCGGTTCTGATGAGCACTAGGGGAGATGCACTTATGGTTGGGAACGCTGGCCATGAGGATGGAGAGACCGACTTGCCTTCTCGCGCTCATTTTAACACTCGCAATTTCGCAGCTCAGAATGGATTTGATCTTCCTTCTGCCGCAGTATTCTTTTACGCTCAGAAAGAACCAGCATCCAAGAGACGTTAA